ATCTAACATTCCAAAATCGATGCAGATCTATTTGTGCACACCTAATCAACACTGTCAAAATTGCAGATACTCAAAATGATTtagttcagatgtttcagcaACATTATTTGCTAACAAGTGTTAAAAAAATTGAACACGTAGtgatgcaatctccatagacaaaaaGCTCAgtaactttaaacatggcactgtcacaATTTGTGAAATGCTAGATCTGCCTTGGTTAACTGTAAGTCATATTGTGAACTGAGAGCATCTAAGAGCAGTTACAAAGCTCAGCCACAAAGGAGTAGACCAAGCAACCTCACAGAGCGGGGCTGCCAAGTGCAAcctcactgaacacctttggaatgaattggaACGTTTATTGCCAGCTCTTCtcgtggaggctgttatagctgcagaggggggcaactccatattacAGCCTATTTTTTTGGAataggatgtccaacaagctgaTATAGGTGTGATGGCCAGGTCTCCACATACTTCTAGCCAGTAAACGCACTCAACAAGACACAActactaaatataaaatatagttaCAGacaataaatgtcattttctggTGCACTCACATTTTTTTCATCCATTCAATTTTCCGgatcttcttttttctctcaacGTCTTGCTGTCTATGGATTTTGCTGTGGTGGAATTCAATCCTTTTACTATTGTTTTGAGTCAGTGGGTCTCCAAAGAGGGAAATCTTTAAACAGAAACcatataatgaaataatttcTAACGCAGTAGTTATTCATTATTGTTTATACAGCCTTTAGTATAGAGCAGTGGGGGGTACTGCTGCCCTCTATGCACATATGACGTataataaaagattaaaaatgaccaaatgatAGTCCACTGATGAAACGATGTTTGTAACTCAGGAGGTATTAGGAGCTGAGAGCCACCTTGCCAGAAAGCAGCCTCCAGCCATTGTTCTCCTCCCGACGGTACCAGCCAGAGTGGTCATCGTGGACTAAAGGCTGGTCATTATGGATCTGCCTGGGAACAGGCATCTTCTGCCCATCATGTGTGTAGTCCTTTGGGCTACTGGCACACAGGTCCACAATTGGACGGTGGGTGAAGATCTTGTAGTAAATATTTGGAGGAAAGTTTGTCTGAAATGGAAGTAAAACGATCAGATAGCAAAAGGTGAAAATAATTTCTAAGACTGCACTGGCCTTACAGCCAGAGCACAGCTAAGTAATTATGGATGAACACCAAGTACTTACTCCACCCAGCCTGAATCGTATGGAGACACCTGAAGCAGCATCCAGCATATCAGCCTACAGccaaacacattcatacatAATAACTCTTAATAACTATGTTTATATGCTTGTTTACAGTCTTTTATATTAAGAACATGAACAATAGACATATTAACACAAAACAGAccaaatggtttattgtagagaaacttactgattcaCATTTCttagtagtggtggtgataggaaaccaGGACTCAtggtgtctacaacacaattttatttgctattcaaACCTATACATgctctgagtttttatatgtaattttgtaCGTGGTAAAATGGTGGCATATCTAAAAAGAAATTCTGTTTTTCCACCACTTTACCTcaaaacaccctgcatgtgcctTTCCACCATGAAAGgattataaaaaaacaaaaaacaaaacacattttatgccaaGACCTTGTCACAAAACTGTCATAAGACaatttgtatttgtaattaATTCACATATACTTtgtgtgatggagcttttagaggcattaaactcagaaccgagacatctggttcccaacaccagcactgtgaacaattctgacttagaccgtttctcaagaacagagtattgcacatcaagccactctgaatgactttgtttacatcttaatgaattatgaaaaatcggtggaatttgCCATTGATGGCACATTAGTGACTAGTAGATGTTTTGGTAAATGTGTacctaaatgtgtacatgttcctgtttagtGGGTGCAATGCAATGGTTTACCATATATGGATGCGAAAAACCTACTGCTCTAAGGTTAAGCGCAGACCTACTTCAGTTTTTGGCCTTGGCCGGTTTCCTGTTGTTGCATACATCTCTGCATATTTGTCACGTACTGCCTGTTCTTCGCTTGCCCTGCCATGCGACTGTCATAATGCTTTAACGCTAAGTGCGAGTTAATGCCTTCTGATATTAacgcttaaaagtatgctactaaaaatattaatgcttaaaagtatgctactacaaatgtaaaaatccacaaGAGGTACTGTAAACATAGTAACTTTAATTAGTTGTAATGGCAATCACCTGTATTATGTCACATTATGTTATGTGAGATGGAAAACAAGGATAATTAATGCTAGTTGGCAAACACAAAGTAAATGCAGAGTTATGTCCTGATATGAGTGGGGTGGGTGGACATGTGTCAGCTTGCCTAAGTGTGTTTAATGTATGTGTTACATGCCATTAAAGTATGTTATATTATGCTCCGCATACTACATAAATAGACTAAATAGCACTAGAAGGCAGTACTATACTGTATCACTGTTTATATTAAACTTACATTTGTAACAAGCTATTTTTGATCTCTAAGCTTTGGGTCATTTAATGATAAAGTTTTATCTCAAGATGAACATGACAAAAATTTCAAACCCAAGCCATATAAATGTTAATTTCATACAATGCCAGAATTCAGcaagggtgagagagggggcAAAAATGAGTTAATTATACCAACAAAGTTCATTTCAGTAAATAGAAAAAAGTTGTTGTGTACTGTGACAAAtacttcattttaatttaagttGTTACAGTTGAATTACCTCTCTGGGGTTGACGTATTTGAGGAGGAGTCGTGGGTCACCTTGACTACGGAAGTTCACCAGGCTTTTGAAGTATTTGAAAACAGAGATGTTCTAAACAGTGACAGCAGAATGTGTGCATTGATTTGATTACACTGGAACTACATATGAACAAGCAGGAAAGTGAAATGCAGGTTGgtctatgtgtatgtgtaaagtGCAGTAAGATCACTGACAACATGCTTCCTCCACATCCTCTGGATGACTCTTGCTGCGCGGTCATACACACTCTCCTGTGTTGAGTCATCTTCCACTTTTATACCACCCTCAGATGGGGATGACCTAGGGCCCCTGTTGTGTAAATACAAGTCTCTTTAACCATTATTTATCTTGCTCTTATGTTATGTACAATGCACTGGGGAATAAGTGGGATTAAAGGAGACATAGgcaagtaaaaaaaattgcTAGATGCTTGGAACACTCAACCCAATtagaataaccacacccactcagccagccttcatacttCCACTGAATAACTAAGCCTACACAGCCTGCTTTAATACTTTCACTGAATAATCAAGCCCATTCAGCCGGCCCCTATACtttcactgaataaccacaaaATTTAAAGGATATATCATTTTAATGTCTGCTATGAGCTTCAGATATCATAGCATTTAATATGAAGCGCTGCTATGAAATGCAATTATTCACTCCTGTTAACTTGCTAACATAACATTGAAATCCCTATTACCAGGCTAGTGGAAATTAGTACCTTAGAGGTGGCAACACAGGTAAACAAAAACTACTTACAAAGCAAATTACAAGGTACATAAAATTCTACATTCTACATAAAATATTGCTGTGTATTCACATGCCTTGCTGTTATGCGCTTATTATTTAGTGACTTTATCTGGCCTTTACTGTGAAACAAGCATGTGTGGCCTCTATTTAGTGTACGCTGCTGCAGCCATTGTTTGAACTCCTCAACAAGGCACAATGACCCCACCCCTTACTCCACCCCTCTAATGAGACAGCCAGTGAGAGGAGTGATCATTGATATACAAAATCCACACCCAGAAAATGACCTTTCTTTCGCAGAGGAGTAAATGATAGGGTAACTCATCAAAACATGACTTCAAAGTTTGAAGTCAGCTGTATTTTGTTTTACTAGTCAGAgaatgtaattatatttaattgaaaacaagaacaaaacatCCTTGTCTCTTCTTTAAAGCTGATGTCTATCCAATAGATCGGGAGTAAAAGCTCATATTTGAAAGCCCCTTGAACCACTCTTCATGCTAACACTAGCAAGGTTATCTTATCACTGAGATTTTACAGATAGTAACCAAGTTAATGTAATTGCGTCTACGCACCTGTTAAATAGGTATGTGTACTTAACTTTATCCTTCTTCATGGCTTCATCTGCATAGCAATAGCAGtgaaaacaaacagtgaaaaaataatCAAGCAAATTCTGAATTTTATTGCATCATAATTGCATCAGGCCACAATGTACATTCCATTTATTACCATCTGACAAGCTTGAATGAtgtcaacacacacaaaaaatatttagacTATCAAAAGGATTAGCTGAAATTATAAGCAATATAAAAATGACGTTAAATTACATAACAAGATGCTATTTATTGCACAACACAACCACTAATCCTCAGCTCTCCACACAGAAATCATTAGTCGAAACACAACTTTGAGGGAGGGCCTTCGGTAAAAGCAGATGAACAtgtaggaaaaaaaagtctcaCTACCTGTAGCTGAAGTTGCCAACATCAACAATCTGATGTCAAGCTGTGAAGGCTAAGCCCTTCTCCATGCAAATAAGTCACAGAAAACATCCACCTGCCCAAGCAACTGCaatgatttcatttatataaATCAACCCATCAACCTACATGTCAACCTTGCTTGCACATCCTCCTGACCTAACAAATGGAGCCCAAAGAATGTTACCAAAGCAACACAACAACAAACTCTGTAGCCATGGTTCACAAAAACATCCGAATCCAGATTTTATTAACTTCTGAATGAAAACAATGTGTCATTGAGGGCCgtaacaaaagaaacaaacatacattcaatgtataaaaatatactgtacatgtacatattttCTTTTCAGAAGCAGGCTGAGCAAATGACATTCGTGATGACTAAGTTACTGTACAGACCTGTCTACCACTCCCACCCCCACAGGCTGAGCACAAAAGCGTTTAAATGGGTGTAGCTCAGGCTCGAGACAGAGGGCTTCACTTTCTAAAGTACTGCCCTCTTCATAATGAGGTTTAAGTTACTGGTGTGACAAGATAAGATCCATTATCACTGCATAATTATAGGACACACTTCAGTGTCACAACAGCAGATTAAGTGTCGGTGTGTAATCTAACTTCATAAATTAGTCCAGTAAAAGGCAGcagcataaataaatacatagtaTTATTGACAAAACATATGGTAGAGAATGTGAAAATAATAAAGCACTTATTCTTAAACTGTAGTTTGGCCATATATTAATTTCTCGCtgtatttgttttaattcaaagaaattaataaattaattacatACAGATATGAAACCTATTACCAGTTCCTTAATGggcatataaatatatatcagaTATATTTCTTTGTATCTTATTTCTTCCCCTGAGATACACTTAAGATATCTGggtgattttatgtaccaaaaatagtcaATTAATTGTTAcatatcccttagaattaaacaaactGGTTTTGTTTCTGTGCTATATTCTGtgcaatatatgtaaatgagctactttctgattggttgtcctgtattttgcatcattaaaaaagcagtccaggctgaaacactccttaactgctgtaggctgaatatattttcatatattctACAAAAATTAGGAAATTAGGTTTTCAATGATATGAATGAATGGAGGGCCCAGAAGTGTTACAAAAAGACAGAAGCACATTGAAGCGCTGCTCCATACGTTTTGTATGGCTCCATACGTTTTGTACGGTTCCAAAAGAGTTTCTTGCTATAATTTGAATCGCTTATCATTTATAGTGCTGGTGCTGCCTGCTTAAAAAGAGGAACGCTATAAGAAATGAAACTGGTGTCTTACTAGTGTCAATAAAATGTTTCAGAACCAAAACATAACTTGAAAACACACAGCTTGAATAACATACTTGAGCTTACAATGCAGACTTTTCAATGAATTTCAAAAACACTATTGATTATCAAGGTCATACTTCCCAATGCACCACCAGAGCCCAAACAATTAACTAATTAATATCAAAGGCAAGCTCAACCCATTAATGTCCATATCTGAAACTTTAAGGTTGTATGAGCACaaatttaaaggaaaaatcTAACTGATGAAGCCATGTGACTAAACAAAGTTTTAATCACTTTATCCTATTAAATTCAGTCTTTTGGTCATATGggactatgtttttttttaaacaaaacaatggaaaatCTAAATTGTAAacaaaagtgtaaataaattacaagttactttctttttccttgTCAGACCAAATTTGTTGGACATGAATAGGTTAAACAGTAATATGTATGGTTAATAGACAGTATTTTTGTCATTCatagtctcacacacacattttctaagccgcttctccctcagggtcgctggagcccATGCCAAaagcagaatacaccctggacaggtcgccagtccatcacagggcagacagacagacatacacaatcacacacaccctaggggcaatgtagcatgtccaattggcctgactgcatgtctttggactgtgggagataacccacgcagacacggggagaacatgcaaaatccacacagagaagaccctggtcacccggccagggaatcgaacccaggtcccctttgctgtgaggcgacagcgatacccactgcgccaccgtgctgccccatTCATAATCTCAATAAACCAAAAGTTTTCATTACTTTGCATAGtattactgtaataaatatatCTATGGCGTTGTGATTGTGTCTTTTTACTTAAAATGTTCTTAAGCAGGTAAATGTCAGCTTTCACTCCACAATTCCTTACCATGCACAattttatatacaaaataaaatttttgcCACTAaagttctgtttctttctcatcatcgtcatcatcataaTCACTATTAACATAGTATTCATCATCAGTAGTTGTATCTGAACTGGATTCttcaaagacagacagagtggaCTTGTAGTTCCGTGATGGCAGGAACCCGCGAGGAGACAAGCTGTCCAGTGAGGTCCTGCTACCGTTAGAGGAGGAACTGGGGATCTGGGACATACGGCAACTGGTGGGGGAAAACGTTGGGGAAGGCGGTGGAGTTGGATCTGCTTCTGTATTCAATGAGCACAATGGGGATGTGTCAAGGTTAACTGGGCTCCACAGACGGTCATTTGATGGAAACCTTCCTGTGCAGCCCTTGTAGGCATTGTGGACTGTAAGACTGCTTGGACCTCTGACACCATAGCCAGGTGAATCATCAGGACTGCTGATGCTTGAATGTCTGCTCTTGGTCACAAATTCATCCAAGCTGGTAAGATCACTGACACTGCTCTGCTTTGATCCAGTCGAGATCCGGCCAGGACCCGACGGACGACCCGAAACCACACTACTAACAGAGACAGATCGTCCACGATCCAGGCCGTACATCAGATCAGCACAGGACATAGATAAATGAGCCCCCATTAGGTTCCGCCTCTGAGAATTGATTGCATTTTCTTGAGGGATATTCTCAGTCCTACAAACCAAAGTGTTCTTTCTACTCGTTGGGAAATAAAACACATCATCATTATGTGCATCCTCTGATGCAAACTCAGATGAATAAAGAGTGGAAGAGGGACCAAAGGTGGTTTTTCTGGTTTGTGGCATGGTGGCATAGCGGTTGATATAATGGGGCTTAGGCTGGCTAGGGCTTTGTGGCCTACCCAGAAACTGGTTTCCATTTTCATCTGTAAGTCTGTTGCGCTTTTCCACATATGACGGGTTCTCATGTTCCTTGTACTCACACGTGAAACCTGACAAGGGTCCAGATGAATGATGAGACTCTCTCACAGTGGAGACTTGAGAGTTTGAGGGTTTTGACAAAGTCTGGTTCTCATGGCACCTTTCTACTTTCATATTGCTTTCAGAAGCCTTCAGTTCTGAAGGCTGTTGGTTGTTCTTCATCTTTTTCCTAGATGTGAAATCATAATCTGAACGTTTCACATTGAATGTCGATTTCAAACGATTCAAAACCAGCTCCATTCTGTTGCTTTTGAATCCTGTCATCTCTGCCTTTTTAACGTCTTTATGGGTCGAATTCTCTTTGCTTGAAGAAGGCAACATCAGAATGTTATCCTTCTTACTTCTTGAGAAGAGGCTTTTCTTTGAGTTCGTACTCTGGATTCCTTGTAACGTTTCATGTGTCGGCAAAGTTCTTACTTCCTCCTGTAGAATGGCAGCCTTGCTACCTCTAAGTGTATTTTGTGTTGAAGAGTGCTCGTTGTAACTCAACCTTTGAGCAGAGTAAGTATCATCTTGGTCATGCTGAGATGAAAACATGCCATCAAGTCCCTCATGAGGCATCTTCTTAATAACTATGCCACTCTGTGCTGGGTGTGTAGTCTGGGGGATTAACTTTGTAGCCTGACAGACATTTGAAGTCTGTCCTTTTTCTACTACGAAATGCTTATCAGAAGAACCAACTGGTTCTCCTGATAACCTGGTATCTTTTGGCATGCCCCCTTCAGTGTTAGGAGAGTTAGTAGGTATGGCTGAACTATCAGGAGATGCAGATTTGCTGTGCTGGTAGGACATGGGTGGAGATGAGAGGTGGTGCAAAGTACTGTTGAGTGTTGGTCTTGCAGAGATGAGGGTGGAGTAAGGGGATTTACTGAGACGAGCCCCTGTTCTTCTGCCAAAATTAGGTGACAGAGACTGTGGTGCACTGGAGATGCATGTGTCTTGTGCCAAAACTGAATCCTGTGGTTCCACCAGTCTTAGGTCAAAAGTGAACCTTGAGGTTCCTGTATTTTTACCCTCTTTCTGTATTTGGTCCCCATCCAGTTTTAGAGATGGGGTTTGAGGACTAGAAGAGGAAAGGGCTGAGGATGTCCTTGTGGTTAAAGGTGGACTGGTTTCCCTTAAGTAAGTGTAGATACTTGGAACATGAACTCTTCTGAGGGGTCTAGATGGAGACAGTGGGCTTGTCAGATCTGAAAGGCTTTTATTTGATTGAGATTGTCTTGAGTTCAGATAGTTTAACCATATGTGGGATGGGCTTGTTCCTTCCACAGCAGAAGGCTCTTTCCTGGGTGAGAACGCAAGGCTGCTTGTGAATGTTCGTCTACTCATAGAGCTGGTTGGACTTGGCGATAGGTTTTCCTGACACCCAGCAGAGGGACTGGCAACAAATGTCTGGGTTGTTTTGGGACTTGTATGTGACGAACAGGCCACTGTGCTTTTTGATGTGCTTGCGGTATTTGAGGAGCTGGTCTTGCTGGAGCTATTGTCAGTCCTATTAGACTGTAAGCAAGAGCTGAGATTTGCGATCGTTTCTATCGGCTGGCTGTGTTTCTTAATGATGCTATCAGAAACGTGATAACTGTGTGAAGAAAAGCTTTCGATATTATTGTTTGTATTGTCTTTGGGAGAAACGCATGGAAAATCAGCTGTTCTGTGGAGACTATTAACATTAGAGCCATAAAAGCTTGTATGATCAATGCTCTGATCCACTGAGTCATTGTCCCCTACATGAGAACATTTCCTTTTCAGACTTTCCCTGGAATGGTGCTGAGGAATATTAAcagtctctgattggctggatcttGATGGAGTGCTTGAATACAGAGCTTCCTTAGTTAAGTCAGAAGAAGTTCTACTGGAAATGTTAAATTCTCTCTTAGTTAAAAACATTGATCTCCTTGTTACCTCCATTTTTATGCCTCCTGGGGAGACAGGAGAGACCTCCGGACTTTGTAGTCGCTCCAGGGTCTCTGTGGTTGTATCATCTGGGGAAACTAGAGGGGACTGTGATTGAGAAACTCTAAATTTGCTTTTACTAGGCAAAGTTCGGGAGCCGATAGACAAAGCGAGCTGCTTCTCTATTTCAGTAGGCTCAGCGTTTGCTTTCTTAGAGTTTAACCTTCTCCAGGAGAGAAGCAGGCTGCTGGTTGTTGGCCTAGAGGTTGGCAGAGAGAAGGACTCTCCTGGCTCCCCAGATTGTAATGTCCTTTTGTGTCTGCATAATTGATGGGAGAGAGGTGACTCAGGCACCTGACCACAAGCAGATATTCCAAATTCAGCATTATTGTCCACAGTCTGTTGTTTTGTATCCAAAAAGATAGGTCTGTCTTTTTGGAAGGTGGCTGTGAGATGTGAAGAAGATGTGTCTTTTTGCCAATCGACAGCACTTCCGCTAGTTCCCGCTGGTTCCCTGAGCTTATTGTTAAACATCTCACCAGCTGGCTTCATCTGGTTGAGAAGAAATGGTTGTTGGTGTGAATTCTCGCTGGAAGCAGAATGTCCACTCACCTGGACATCTTGTTCAACATCACTGATGCCTTGCTTGTGTCTCCTAAGGCGCCCGCTCCAGTGAGGGGCAAGTACAGAGACTATGGTGGATGTGAACATTGCTGTGGTGGAACTGTTAAGATGCGGTCCAGTCTCAAATTTACAACTGTGATGAGGAGCAGGAAAAGAGGGCAGCGATAAGGTCCGCTTTAGTACTCTGGGAGAGCATGCAGACGGCTGGCTGTTAGTGTTGGCCTTTGAACTGCTGTCCTCTCCAAAAGGGATTAGATTACTGTAAAAGAGTACTTCTTCCGCATTCTCTCCAAGAGGGTCATTAACTACTGATTCCCTAGCTGCACTTCGACTCTCAGTGGCTGGCAGCTCTGTCAGGTGATCAGAAGCTGGTGACTGGCCCTGTGAGCAGTTTTCTGCAGCTTTCACTCGATCACACAGGTCTACGACACGCTGTATTCCTTCAGAGCATCTGTGGCTTGATATGTCTTGTCCAAAAAGGGTTAGGTGAGATTGGGAAGTACCCTCTTTTTCAAAGGGTAGCTCTGATATATTGTCATCTTTAGCTGCTTTATCAGTTGCTTCTCTGAAACTGTTGGGTGGCAAAGCCTTTTCACATAactgtaaaaacagaaaaacaacagagaTAATACATTTCAAAAGCTTTCAACAAAAAGCTATTTAACTACAGAAATCCTGTAATGTGGGATAAGGGAAAATTAGTACCCATGCTTGCATTACACAAAGCATTCACAGCTAAACATGCTTAAGAACAAGAAGAATGTGTGTAGTACTTAAACTATTACAGCAAATCCCCCCTCTTATTACTGTCACTGCGCTGACAATGAGGTCAAGCAAACAGAAATGCTTCACATTCCACTGTGTgcctaaaactaaaaatcattCTACATGAATTATTGCAAAGATGCTtcaaaaatatggcaaaatcAAAAGATGATGAAAGGACATCCATGATTATCGTTGCTAAGAGTTTGAGTGCTCAGTTTAGCCCACCTCTGGATGTTGGACATCAGCTGGCCTCCTTACAGCATCTGATtttctatgaaaaaaaaaaaaaagatacattttACTGTGTCTCAGTTTCATATATAAAGTTCCGCTCACCAtgcactactgttcaaaagtttggaatcatttgtcattttaataatagcttttattttattcagtaataagtTAAACAGTGTAGGCTTTAATACCTTATAATAGACACCAGAAGGTATTTTAAAGAGGAAAATCTATCCATAATTCAGCCATTAACatgcaaagtcattcaaagtgttttgatgtgatcTGCGCCATTCTAGAGATACTgagtcagaatagttcacagcggtggtgacagGGTTTAATGGCTCTGAAACttatacatgaaatggttatgaatatgctgccttaTGACAGACATTGTTTTTATGAGAATTTTGTggtaagattttggcctaaaatatcttttttaaatccattcatggtgaagagatGCAGAGTGTTATAAAACAAAATAGTATCCAACACATCTACACATACTTTTTCgcatttaccactattttaccattgtcaacattttacataaaaactcagaagacacatgtaggttcactggtggttttggattcTAAATAAAAAGGCCATATCTGTGCCATAAACATCACTTCCCCTAAactacagaataaaaaaaatgtatttttttgggAACAACAAAAAGTCATATGACAAAGCAtagcactgttgttggaacaaaaccttgtatatccaaaatggtaactttacaggagaaggaaaaaaaagctactttacttttaatgtaagtcaatggaaccagaattttttccaagttgttttgggccatttcttttggtccattcttcatgaaatttacatacaatgtaaaggacacaCAAGCATTGgccaattatgtcaaaaactgaaaaacgacaaaaatggagattgtggttttcttccgacaacatgctgtaattatttatttttggtaatTTCTTGATAGGTTTTCTGCCTGGAGGTTTGATCTCCCCTattgaaaaataatgaattctggatgttatttttttttaaattaacattaacattatgtttcattgttaattttaattttattatattttcctTCCTAGTGTTAAACCATTTTCTGGGTCGTTTAACATCTTCTACACCTCAGTTCATCATTCTGGGCACatctttatttacagcttccaaGTGTCTTTCTAATTATTTGACTATACATGACTAGCATATGAGCatcattttatacacttgtCCTAAACTGAACTGGTTTTATATTACTAAAAACATCGATTCCaaactaaaaacacatttattctgCAGTTGTGGCCTGCAGTGTTTACACCTGAGGTATTCAAGTTCAAAACATTTGTTGCATATGCTCTTCAATTGCTAAATCATCTTAATTTGCATGGTTAGCCTCAGGCAAAAGAACAGGGAGAGGAGGCTGTAAAACATAGCATTGCTTGCCTGTTCACTTTTTCACACGCCATGCACTGGCCACGCCGACTATGTTTTTTGAGCTTCCAAATATTCACTAAGAAAATGTGGCCAAACAGGATGAACTGCATTCCCCCCTTCTCTCCCAGACTAAGTATTATGGAGGTAAACAATCCATAAAGCTGACTGAATGTTATGGCACAAGGCTTAAGCTCTTTTCTGATCAGCCTGTCTCCAACACACGCATATTTACATCTACACATCATGCCCAGTGGGCTATGTTGGTCCTTATGGTGACAGTTCTAAAGAACCAAGAAATAGGTTACTCCTTACGCGTGCAGAGCTTTTTGTTCATGCTTTGCAATTTTTAATGAGTTTAAACATGCTCAGAAAATGTTGACACACCCTCCTCCTGCTGCACACTGAAGCAGCACATGTCTGGAAACATGTCCTCTTATGCAAGTGCAAATACTGCATGTGCACGAATCCCTGTGGCCTCAGACCCACAGAAACACACCCATCACAGCATGACTATATAAGGCCTAGTTCAGAGGCTTCTCATACCAGTGCACATAATACAGGTTCTAAAGGTCATCTTCAACTACAACAAGGGGTGGATGATTGACACATTAAGTAAAAGCTTGTGACATAATAACAGCAGCATTAGCTGAAGGAATGAATGGTATTTAATTGTCTTTCACCATTTACTAAGAGGGAGAGGTCAAACAGCCAGGTAAAGGCTATATTGGGTGCAGTGTCAGAGTCAGGTTAATCGTTACAGATTCTCAATGTACATGT
This portion of the Pygocentrus nattereri isolate fPygNat1 chromosome 24, fPygNat1.pri, whole genome shotgun sequence genome encodes:
- the c24h11orf65 gene encoding protein MFI isoform X2; this translates as MTQHRRVCMTAQQESSRGCGGSMFLVNFRSQGDPRLLLKYVNPREADMLDAASGVSIRFRLGGTNFPPNIYYKIFTHRPIVDLCASSPKDYTHDGQKMPVPRQIHNDQPLVHDDHSGWYRREENNGWRLLSGKISLFGDPLTQNNSKRIEFHHSKIHRQQDVERKKKIRKIEWMKKMYDEGALHARTEHRETAQLVENSTQGMMRAVQQQGPDTILDWEIDELIEWTNALNFDEYLKEWKDVGISNSSAFRKDKQVVLSEHDPCEFSQPTQDSSQVVTKSSVLPAHVSSLIKSEYSRSNISDWII
- the c24h11orf65 gene encoding protein MFI isoform X1; the protein is MLATSATDEAMKKDKVKYTYLFNRGPRSSPSEGGIKVEDDSTQESVYDRAARVIQRMWRKHVNISVFKYFKSLVNFRSQGDPRLLLKYVNPREADMLDAASGVSIRFRLGGTNFPPNIYYKIFTHRPIVDLCASSPKDYTHDGQKMPVPRQIHNDQPLVHDDHSGWYRREENNGWRLLSGKISLFGDPLTQNNSKRIEFHHSKIHRQQDVERKKKIRKIEWMKKMYDEGALHARTEHRETAQLVENSTQGMMRAVQQQGPDTILDWEIDELIEWTNALNFDEYLKEWKDVGISNSSAFRKDKQVVLSEHDPCEFSQPTQDSSQVVTKSSVLPAHVSSLIKSEYSRSNISDWII
- the zmp:0000000991 gene encoding uncharacterized protein zmp:0000000991, translated to MSTHDLNVKLTRPSVVSRSVGRTSVDEQTAEKQKAGSGNNCLSGTSTECLQTTKNLYIRRKILLRSKSDWSSTSEDQRGTTTDQQQFTSFLSLRFPTKRSEENKTDSNTEAQLGSYDLKSDAVRRPADVQHPELCEKALPPNSFREATDKAAKDDNISELPFEKEGTSQSHLTLFGQDISSHRCSEGIQRVVDLCDRVKAAENCSQGQSPASDHLTELPATESRSAARESVVNDPLGENAEEVLFYSNLIPFGEDSSSKANTNSQPSACSPRVLKRTLSLPSFPAPHHSCKFETGPHLNSSTTAMFTSTIVSVLAPHWSGRLRRHKQGISDVEQDVQVSGHSASSENSHQQPFLLNQMKPAGEMFNNKLREPAGTSGSAVDWQKDTSSSHLTATFQKDRPIFLDTKQQTVDNNAEFGISACGQVPESPLSHQLCRHKRTLQSGEPGESFSLPTSRPTTSSLLLSWRRLNSKKANAEPTEIEKQLALSIGSRTLPSKSKFRVSQSQSPLVSPDDTTTETLERLQSPEVSPVSPGGIKMEVTRRSMFLTKREFNISSRTSSDLTKEALYSSTPSRSSQSETVNIPQHHSRESLKRKCSHVGDNDSVDQSIDHTSFYGSNVNSLHRTADFPCVSPKDNTNNNIESFSSHSYHVSDSIIKKHSQPIETIANLSSCLQSNRTDNSSSKTSSSNTASTSKSTVACSSHTSPKTTQTFVASPSAGCQENLSPSPTSSMSRRTFTSSLAFSPRKEPSAVEGTSPSHIWLNYLNSRQSQSNKSLSDLTSPLSPSRPLRRVHVPSIYTYLRETSPPLTTRTSSALSSSSPQTPSLKLDGDQIQKEGKNTGTSRFTFDLRLVEPQDSVLAQDTCISSAPQSLSPNFGRRTGARLSKSPYSTLISARPTLNSTLHHLSSPPMSYQHSKSASPDSSAIPTNSPNTEGGMPKDTRLSGEPVGSSDKHFVVEKGQTSNVCQATKLIPQTTHPAQSGIVIKKMPHEGLDGMFSSQHDQDDTYSAQRLSYNEHSSTQNTLRGSKAAILQEEVRTLPTHETLQGIQSTNSKKSLFSRSKKDNILMLPSSSKENSTHKDVKKAEMTGFKSNRMELVLNRLKSTFNVKRSDYDFTSRKKMKNNQQPSELKASESNMKVERCHENQTLSKPSNSQVSTVRESHHSSGPLSGFTCEYKEHENPSYVEKRNRLTDENGNQFLGRPQSPSQPKPHYINRYATMPQTRKTTFGPSSTLYSSEFASEDAHNDDVFYFPTSRKNTLVCRTENIPQENAINSQRRNLMGAHLSMSCADLMYGLDRGRSVSVSSVVSGRPSGPGRISTGSKQSSVSDLTSLDEFVTKSRHSSISSPDDSPGYGVRGPSSLTVHNAYKGCTGRFPSNDRLWSPVNLDTSPLCSLNTEADPTPPPSPTFSPTSCRMSQIPSSSSNGSRTSLDSLSPRGFLPSRNYKSTLSVFEESSSDTTTDDEYYVNSDYDDDDDEKETEL